A single genomic interval of Actinomycetota bacterium harbors:
- a CDS encoding ABC transporter substrate-binding protein translates to MKRSRLTALLFLGVLSLASCGGTYHPPTADQAFVSFGPGSQPTAVGTLPAGGGPSIAPSSGPGVSGPATGPQVPPSKVGTQTAVQGGVIKLGGVFPLTGPIAPIGRSYYEGLASYYSYINERGGINGAKIQFLVEDDQFDPAQGRALIQKLIEQDKVFAISGVLSPFTMIAALPDIRKSGTPAVPGTGTDGREYNEELIYNTYAPCERQVQGQMQDAMKRRGSKRVALLYINIDTARLCADGASRALEALGGTVTYRGELQAGGANCSPQVLNARTRNGGADTVFMLTDNLGVVKCVQAMNQQDWDPLVSVTANLADDKVVVEALGGLAEGLHSVSPFTGINSPEYEALCGPAMNRFFPDANTQYFTIVGCTGAHLFVTAMRALGPNVTQAQLVKYLESGVSFSTGGVSPDFNFKPNAHPGYLHMPVDLVRALEVKGGKWVVVGPLFHGIHA, encoded by the coding sequence ATGAAGCGGTCGAGGCTAACTGCGCTCCTCTTCCTGGGCGTCCTCTCTCTCGCATCGTGCGGCGGCACGTACCACCCGCCCACTGCGGACCAGGCATTCGTCTCCTTCGGCCCTGGATCCCAGCCGACTGCGGTGGGGACCCTGCCCGCAGGAGGCGGTCCATCGATCGCCCCGAGCAGCGGCCCCGGCGTCTCGGGGCCGGCCACCGGCCCGCAGGTTCCCCCCTCGAAGGTCGGCACCCAGACCGCGGTACAGGGCGGCGTGATCAAGCTCGGCGGCGTGTTCCCGCTGACCGGCCCGATCGCGCCGATCGGACGCTCGTACTACGAGGGCCTGGCGTCGTACTACTCGTACATCAACGAGCGCGGCGGCATCAACGGCGCCAAGATCCAGTTCCTCGTCGAGGACGATCAGTTCGACCCCGCGCAGGGAAGAGCACTCATCCAGAAGCTCATCGAGCAGGACAAGGTCTTCGCGATCTCGGGCGTCCTCTCCCCGTTCACGATGATCGCGGCGCTCCCCGACATCCGGAAGTCGGGGACGCCTGCCGTTCCGGGCACGGGGACCGACGGACGCGAGTACAACGAAGAGCTGATCTACAACACCTACGCGCCGTGCGAACGGCAGGTCCAAGGTCAGATGCAGGACGCGATGAAACGCCGGGGTTCGAAGCGGGTCGCCCTGCTCTACATCAACATCGACACCGCGCGACTCTGCGCGGACGGGGCGAGCCGCGCGCTCGAGGCTCTCGGAGGAACGGTCACGTATCGGGGCGAGCTGCAAGCGGGAGGAGCCAACTGCTCTCCTCAGGTGCTCAACGCGCGGACCCGCAACGGCGGCGCCGATACCGTCTTCATGCTGACGGACAACCTCGGTGTCGTGAAGTGCGTTCAGGCGATGAACCAGCAGGATTGGGATCCGCTGGTCTCCGTGACGGCGAACCTCGCCGACGACAAGGTGGTCGTCGAGGCGCTCGGTGGGCTCGCCGAGGGCCTGCACAGCGTGTCGCCGTTCACAGGGATCAACTCGCCGGAGTACGAAGCGCTGTGCGGCCCCGCGATGAACCGCTTCTTCCCCGACGCGAACACCCAGTACTTCACGATCGTCGGATGCACCGGCGCGCATCTCTTCGTCACGGCGATGCGCGCCCTCGGCCCCAACGTGACCCAGGCTCAGCTCGTCAAATACCTGGAATCGGGCGTGAGCTTCTCGACCGGCGGGGTTTCTCCCGACTTCAATTTCAAGCCGAACGCCCATCCCGGGTATCTGCACATGCCCGTCGATCTGGTGCGCGCGCTCGAGGTGAAGGGTGGCAAGTGGGTCGTGGTCGGGCCGCTGTTCCACGGCATCCACGCATGA
- a CDS encoding crotonase/enoyl-CoA hydratase family protein, with amino-acid sequence MTVRRERRGRIEIVTLDRPEARNAIDGDTAWALSAIFDELEADDAVWAVVITGAGDKAFCAGVDLKAIATDAERIIGAPGGFAGIGQRFFPKPLIAAVNGPALAGGFEIVLSCDLAVAAEHATFGIPEVKRGLMAAAGGLIRLGKRIPLAIALEFAMTADPVDAQRALALGLVNRVVPADRVLDEAIALAERICENAPVAVRVSKRLMIESLEMTEEEAWKRNFERAAEVTATQDVWEGIAAFAEKRAPVWTGR; translated from the coding sequence ATGACCGTTCGCAGGGAACGTCGGGGTCGCATCGAGATCGTCACGCTCGATCGTCCCGAGGCGCGGAACGCGATCGACGGCGATACGGCGTGGGCGCTGTCGGCGATCTTCGACGAGCTCGAGGCCGACGACGCCGTCTGGGCCGTTGTGATCACGGGAGCCGGAGATAAGGCCTTCTGCGCCGGCGTCGACCTCAAGGCGATCGCAACCGACGCGGAGCGGATCATCGGAGCTCCGGGCGGCTTCGCGGGGATCGGGCAGCGCTTCTTCCCGAAGCCGTTGATCGCCGCGGTCAACGGCCCGGCGCTCGCCGGCGGGTTCGAGATCGTGCTGTCCTGCGATCTCGCCGTCGCCGCCGAGCACGCGACGTTCGGCATCCCCGAGGTGAAGCGCGGCCTCATGGCCGCAGCCGGCGGCCTGATCCGGCTCGGCAAGCGGATCCCGCTCGCGATCGCGCTCGAGTTCGCGATGACCGCGGACCCGGTGGACGCGCAGCGGGCGCTCGCGCTCGGGCTCGTGAACCGGGTCGTGCCGGCGGATCGGGTGCTGGACGAAGCGATCGCGCTCGCGGAGCGGATCTGCGAGAACGCCCCTGTGGCCGTTCGGGTGTCGAAGCGACTCATGATCGAGTCGCTTGAGATGACCGAAGAGGAAGCGTGGAAGCGCAACTTCGAGCGGGCGGCTGAGGTCACCGCGACGCAGGACGTCTGGGAGGGCATCGCCGCGTTCGCCGAGAAGCGGGCGCCGGTTTGGACGGGGCGATGA
- a CDS encoding AMP-binding protein: MAQKRPFIDPTPESVREFIDAIPSYKADAEDPTFWPDDRLRDRQDELLRRQVGWLAEASPFYRELFERESIDAAGIKTVDDLVHLPVTTKKDLMGNPQSFRMKFPQGTLYDLTYTTVYTTGTTMGWPTPYEYTTHDYFGILQAGIRNAKLSYYIPGDLFLTGFPLSPLPHVAGFGNMIANAAGIAFLHGFTGIPHDEFPVQRSTTALVGMIESRSPEILAGIGSFLRRMFADAARNGRDLSSLEIVIASGEVLTKGMRDHMHANLARCGANNVFITGTYGFTEGGLPWGPCYEGGPLHPAAPDQVFLEILDPDTHARVPDGQPGLVALTHLNRRGMPLLRYLLGDISAITFERCERCGRGGGSLLVSSGSAHISRTSELLKIKGTLVNPQLVHDVVMNSPGVVEYQMIVTLEDLSDPYSQEVVRLRLGLEPSVDRTSWESSDLEELRKRLLMAVEMRPKVEILDDLSEIYDPTREFKARRIIDERPKGD, from the coding sequence ATGGCGCAGAAACGACCGTTCATCGACCCTACGCCCGAGTCGGTGCGGGAGTTCATCGACGCGATCCCCTCGTACAAGGCGGACGCCGAGGACCCCACCTTCTGGCCCGACGACCGCCTGCGCGATCGCCAGGACGAGCTGCTTCGCCGTCAGGTGGGCTGGCTCGCCGAAGCGAGCCCGTTCTACCGCGAGCTCTTCGAGCGAGAGTCGATCGACGCTGCCGGCATCAAGACGGTCGACGACCTCGTCCATCTCCCCGTGACCACGAAGAAGGACCTCATGGGGAACCCGCAATCGTTCCGCATGAAGTTCCCGCAAGGAACCCTCTACGACCTCACCTACACGACCGTCTACACGACGGGCACGACGATGGGCTGGCCGACCCCGTACGAGTACACGACCCACGACTACTTCGGGATCCTGCAGGCGGGCATCCGGAACGCGAAGCTCAGCTACTACATCCCCGGCGACCTCTTCCTCACCGGTTTCCCGCTGAGCCCCCTTCCGCACGTCGCCGGTTTCGGGAACATGATCGCGAACGCGGCCGGGATCGCCTTCCTGCACGGGTTCACGGGGATCCCGCACGACGAGTTCCCGGTCCAGCGCTCCACCACCGCCCTCGTCGGCATGATCGAATCGCGGAGTCCCGAGATCCTCGCCGGGATCGGCAGCTTCCTTCGCCGGATGTTCGCCGATGCCGCCCGGAACGGCCGCGACCTGTCGTCGCTCGAGATCGTGATCGCGAGCGGCGAGGTGCTGACCAAAGGGATGCGCGACCACATGCACGCCAACCTCGCGCGCTGCGGCGCCAACAACGTGTTCATCACCGGCACGTACGGCTTCACCGAGGGAGGGCTCCCGTGGGGTCCGTGCTACGAAGGGGGCCCGTTGCATCCGGCCGCGCCGGACCAGGTGTTCCTCGAGATCCTCGACCCGGACACGCACGCACGAGTACCCGACGGTCAGCCCGGACTCGTCGCGCTGACGCATCTGAACCGGCGTGGGATGCCATTGTTGCGGTATCTGCTCGGGGATATCTCCGCGATCACGTTCGAGCGCTGCGAGCGGTGCGGGCGCGGCGGCGGATCGCTGCTCGTTTCGAGCGGCAGCGCGCACATCTCACGAACGTCGGAGCTGCTCAAGATCAAGGGAACGCTCGTCAATCCTCAGCTTGTTCACGATGTCGTCATGAACTCGCCGGGCGTCGTCGAGTATCAGATGATCGTCACCCTGGAAGACCTTTCGGACCCGTACTCGCAAGAAGTCGTGCGGCTGCGCCTGGGACTAGAGCCGAGCGTCGACCGCACCTCATGGGAGTCGTCGGACCTCGAGGAGCTCCGGAAGCGGCTGCTGATGGCCGTCGAGATGCGTCCGAAGGTCGAGATCCTCGACGACCTCTCGGAGATCTACGACCCCACTCGCGAGTTCAAGGCTCGCCGCATCATCGACGAACGCCCGAAGGGCGACTGA
- a CDS encoding acetyl-CoA acetyltransferase: protein MGVRRHREAVPVIVGVGDLADRIADDDLANAKEPLTLLEEAARLAADDAGPARALLDETDTLLIVNVAAWVYRDLPALLAERLGARPAHRVHTDWGGNWPTKLVDLAAARIAAGESTVALVCAGDVFRSVERSMRTGVALPWTPPEDQPVQAQDVIPPVAFRHGLQWPTQIYPLYENAFRAAQGMSFDESQRWSAQMWSDMSKIAASNPAAWHPTPREPDQIATPAPDNRMIAHPYTKLMNAYLLVNQAAAVVVTDTGTARRLGVPEKRWVYPWGGAGADDPMDVLRRVSYDRAPAMEATLDDALSLTEGGIMDIDLLELYSCFPCVPKMASTHMGLDRARPMSVTGGLTFFGGAGNAYMLHAMAAMTRAMRRGEGSSALLYGQGGLVTKHHALLMGNEPPAEGYAVGDDEARQRAIDALPAPSLAPEPNGPGSLETYTVVYGRSGEPASGIVVGRLRGGERFVANTPPGDRAALEVLIRPDVEPIGIEGKVETNTEGQTTFDIV, encoded by the coding sequence GTGGGCGTCCGGCGGCATCGCGAGGCCGTCCCCGTCATCGTCGGGGTCGGAGACCTCGCCGACCGCATCGCCGACGACGACCTCGCGAACGCCAAGGAACCGCTGACGCTTCTCGAGGAGGCGGCTCGGCTCGCGGCCGACGACGCCGGGCCGGCGCGCGCGCTGCTCGATGAGACCGACACGCTGCTCATCGTCAACGTCGCGGCGTGGGTGTACCGGGATCTGCCGGCGCTGCTCGCCGAGCGGCTCGGGGCCCGCCCGGCCCACCGGGTGCACACCGACTGGGGCGGGAACTGGCCGACGAAGCTCGTCGACCTGGCCGCCGCCCGCATCGCCGCCGGCGAGAGCACCGTCGCGCTGGTCTGCGCCGGCGACGTGTTCCGCTCGGTCGAGCGTTCGATGCGCACGGGCGTGGCGCTGCCCTGGACGCCGCCCGAGGACCAGCCGGTCCAGGCCCAGGACGTCATACCGCCGGTCGCCTTCCGCCACGGCCTTCAATGGCCGACGCAGATCTATCCGCTCTACGAGAACGCGTTCCGCGCCGCGCAAGGGATGAGCTTCGACGAGAGCCAGCGCTGGTCCGCGCAGATGTGGTCCGACATGTCGAAGATCGCCGCGAGCAACCCCGCCGCGTGGCATCCCACGCCCCGCGAGCCTGATCAGATCGCGACGCCGGCGCCGGACAACCGGATGATCGCCCATCCCTACACCAAGCTGATGAATGCCTACCTGCTCGTGAACCAGGCCGCGGCCGTCGTCGTCACCGACACCGGAACCGCGCGGCGGCTCGGGGTGCCCGAGAAGCGTTGGGTTTACCCGTGGGGCGGCGCCGGGGCAGACGACCCGATGGACGTCCTCCGACGAGTCTCGTACGACCGCGCGCCGGCGATGGAAGCGACGCTCGACGATGCGCTCTCCCTGACCGAGGGCGGCATCATGGACATCGACCTGCTCGAGCTCTACAGCTGCTTCCCGTGCGTTCCGAAGATGGCGTCGACGCATATGGGCCTGGATCGCGCGCGGCCGATGAGCGTCACCGGAGGCCTGACGTTCTTCGGCGGCGCGGGGAACGCCTACATGCTGCATGCGATGGCCGCGATGACGCGCGCGATGCGGCGCGGGGAGGGTTCCTCGGCGCTCCTCTACGGCCAGGGAGGCCTGGTGACGAAACATCACGCGCTGCTGATGGGGAACGAGCCGCCGGCTGAGGGTTATGCGGTCGGCGACGACGAAGCGCGACAACGCGCGATCGACGCGCTTCCGGCTCCGTCGCTCGCGCCCGAGCCGAACGGGCCCGGCTCGCTCGAGACGTACACGGTCGTGTACGGCCGGTCGGGGGAACCGGCCAGCGGGATCGTCGTCGGGCGTTTGCGCGGCGGCGAGCGCTTCGTCGCGAACACGCCGCCGGGCGATCGCGCGGCGCTCGAGGTTCTCATCCGGCCGGACGTCGAACCGATCGGGATCGAGGGCAAAGTGGAGACGAACACCGAGGGACAGACGACCTTCGACATCGTCTGA